In Anolis carolinensis isolate JA03-04 chromosome 4, rAnoCar3.1.pri, whole genome shotgun sequence, the genomic window TGCATAGATAATTATGAATCATTTCCAGAATCCATTTAAAGTACACTCCCTACGGATCCTACAGATCCATCCATGAAAGTCAATAGCTCATTTGGACCTTTACCAATATGATTCAGTTGCTGGCCTGTTCTGTATGGAAAATACAGTCCCCTGCTGTTACATGCAGCAGTGCTTTGCCTTCATCTCCCTGCTTTTGTGAGTTCATGCCGATTCAATCGAAACAGACAATTTTCAGATCTCAGATCTGATTGTGGCCAATGCAGGAAATCATGAGTATGACTTGTAAAATTTCCCTTGGTTTCAGGACAAAATTGGTCACATGGCAGAGGAAACTGAAGTTTGTAATGCAAGTGTGCAACCCATGTTTGAAGCTAATAGCAAGGCTGTTTGGATTCATGTCATTTATTCCTCTGTTCTTGACGCTAGTGAAAAGTACTTCAAAACCTCCGTATTAAAATGCCAGTATTAAAAGCAGCCTGTTGGTCACAGCAAGTCCTTGGCACAGTTAATTGCTGCTCTGAGATCTCCTTTTGCATACTGAACTGCACGATGTGGGTTGTGTACCTGGCAGTATAATAACTGATTCCTTCTTCAAAAGGATAATTTATTCCTATAGTAGCAAGGCACTTTTTAACAAGAGGGGACACCTCCAGTGCTAGCACCTGGCTgcccaataataatacatttgtgGTCCTGATGTGCCTTGGGCTAATTCAAAAGCAGCTAATTACTATCATTCAACATATATAATCATGACAGCAAAGTGCATGCCAGGTGGAAACAGATAATTCTTCCAGGCTGAAGGGTATGGACCACTGACTCAAAGTGTGGGTTAGTTCAAGAACAGAGACAGAAAATTGCAAGGCTGTCCTCAGATTGCACATGGGAATATTTCCTCTATgattttcatgtgtgtgtgtgtgtgtgtgtgtgtgtgtgtgtgtgtgtgtataggtaaaggttttcccctgacgttaagtccagtcatgtctgactctgggggttggtgctcatctctatttctaagccgaagagccggcattgtccggaatcacctccaaggtcatgtggccagcatgactgcatggagcgccattaccttcccaccggagtggtacctattgatctactcacattggcatgttttcgaactattaggttggctcactccgctcccaggatttgaacctgggaccttttggtctgcaagttcagcagctcagtgctttaacacacttcgtcaccagggctccttgtgtgtgtgtatatgtaccttcaaatcacctgtcagcTTATGCTGACACTATGCATTCCAGTGGTTATTCAAAGGCAATGAATagtccaaggtttttttttttaattctgcctTGAATAGAACAAACAGTGTCAAGTATTTGTGTTCATCAATTGATGATATACAAGAGATGTCAAAAGAGTATTGGTAGCTAGACTTCAATCAGGTCTTATCACCAATATTGTCACAGCATCCTTTGCATCATAAAGTCAAAATTGCTTTAGAGCAGAGCCTGCAAAAGTTGACTTTTTCGATCACAATTTCCCAAATCTCCAGCCACGTAGTTCAAGCTTTGTCTTAGAAGCCCCAGATATATCCTTTGGACCATTAGTCCCAAAAAAAAGCAGTTTTGGTTTTTAGCTGTATTCTAGTTTGTAATTTCCTCTAAATCAAAGAATGTATTTAATACTAGGAATGTTGTGCATTCTCACGAGCCACCACATCCCTGCTAAGTAGTATcagttatgtattttatttgtccAACTCCCACTATAGGAGTCTCTTTAATGGGGGAAAAGGCATATGatcaacaacaacattttccAACCAGCATAACTAATTCTGGAAATCATGTAATTTGTAATCCTTCAACATCTGGGGAAGGGTAGATATTCTTCGCTCTGGCTCCAGAGGATCAAAATTACATATTCCTAGCCAAAGCTACAATTTAAACCACATATGGCTTCCCTTGAATATTTGCTATGCCATTGCAAAGTCCACCAAAGCAAAGCATTGTACTGCCcctggaacaacaacaaaaagcccaTTGAAGCTGTTATTAATATTACAAAACTGGACTGAAAGGGAATAAACATTGTGCAGGAGAATGTATACATAAGGAAGATcataggaatttttaaaagataaaaaggtATAAACAATTCAGGGACCAGTTCCCTCCCATGATAAGTACATAATGGAATACAGTATCTTTTCTGTTGAAAGGTTTTATGCagcatggaggagaaagcatcaTTTTTCGAAGTCTGTAGAAATGGGATTAGAaaccaaggagaaaaaaaaagacatgcaatgttttaaaaaagaaatgcaagcaGGGGACAATGCTTTTATCTGCAGGTGAGATAAGATTAGCAGAAAGTACTGAACCAAAGTAGTGCTATACATAAAATATGAGCAAAATAACTTCGCCTGAGCATGGCTTCTACTTTGGCTGCAATGAAGACGGGTCAGGTAGGTTCAACACTGTACAGCAGTAGTTCTCAGTCTgtagttccccaggtgttttggcgtacaactcccagaaattccagccatttatcagttgttaggatttctgagagttgaagggcaaaacatctggcgacccacagattgaaaaccactgttgtACAGGCCATTGCAGGATTGTCAGGAGAGACTATTAGGACCTTGGACAGCACACTGGAGAGGTTTATTGCCTGTGGAGGAAGAGACTTATTTACTTAGCCTTAAGGAAAGTTGATGGGCCCAGAGATTTTAGAGTCTGGATACTAGTTGAAGCCATTAAAGGcccactcttttttatatatgatTGAGGACTGAGTCTAAAACATTCCCTGAGGAACAGGAGAAAAAACGTTCCCCAGAGGAAGAAACTCTTTTCATCCATATTCTTATTTCTACCTTTTGTACACTATGCTCACTTGCTTTCTATATCTTTCTCTACTTCAGTGAGATAACTATGATGccataattgtgttgtcgaaggctttcatggccgggatcacagagttgttgtattttttccgggctgtatggccatgttctagaagtattctctcctgacgttttgcccatagatgtgggtgaaatgtcaggagagaatacttctagaatatggccatacaacccggaaaacatacaacaactcaatGCCATAATTGTTTGTGATTTGGCTCCCATTCTAACCCATGTAGGAGATGCATGTGCATTTAGCATCTGTTGCCTTAATTTGGCACTAggattcttttgttttttttcaaattgttgtCAAGTTGGATTCAAAATTTACAGtagccctatgaatgagagaaatCCTGTTGGCAATAgcactgctcaggtcttgcaaactcagaactGTAGCAGTGCAGCTGTATTAGGGTCATTGTCTACCCTCATCTTGCTAGTCCAAGCTGAATGTAGATTGAGTTTTTAGCTTGCCACAGTGAGAGGGAGCCAGTCTGATAAGTCCATGGACATATTTACATGGACCATTAGGACAATGTAGATATGGTAGAGAAGGTAGAGATTTCATTGTGCACATGATCACAAGTCCTGGAACTGGTTTGACGCTTGTACTGTGACTATTTACACCAGGCATATATACACCAGGATCTTAAATATCTACAGCTTAAGCCCTcactggcgcaatgggttaaacccttgtgccggcaggactgctgaccaacaggttggtagttcgaatccagggagagctccagctccctatgcagggacatgagagaagcctcccacaggatggtaaaacatcaaaatatccaggagtcccctgggcaacatctttgcagacggccaattctctcacaccagaagtgactttctcaagtcgctcctgacatgaaaaaaagactGTAAAGGATTCAGGGTTTTGTCGCCTCCCATTGCCGCAATGCGCAGATCACGAGAGCACCtgtcttttttgttttgccatacAATGTGGTTTCCACATAGGCATGCTGATTCACACTAAGGACTCTATTTTGGAGTATCTTCCAGCTTTCCTTATGCTGGTTTAAAGCCCTTAATTCATTGTTGTGAACGTTTGCAGAGTGTTTCATCTAAACACTGTGCTGTTGAGTTGCCCCCAAatagcattaaatggtcaatgttaGATATCCACAGGTTCCTCCAATATTGAAATGTTAGTTAATGCTTATATACAGCTAAGAGTACTTATTTCTAAGTAACCAATAAGAGGCTAATGTATTTGATTAGGCACGAGCATTTGGAGTTGCAGCCCGGAAAAGCCTAAGCCCAATAAAATATACTTGTTGTCAAGTTGTTACAAGATTGTCTGTTGTTTCTGCTGCAATAGACTAAGATGGCTACTCCCTTGGAAATTTTACATCATAATGAAAGAGATGGTTTGAACATTCTTAAGATGTGTCAAGTGCCCtttgtacttttctttttgtaaacTAAGGCCAATTATTGTATGTTTCCGTCACTGACTAAGAGCCATCTGCAGCAAAATCAATTCTGGTATAAGTGTCTCCCAGTCAATAATAGACGGATACAACAtcaagaggtttttttaaaaaactcaaatcaCATCTCTGTGCTGGCTTTAGTAGTGATGGGAAGAAGATTTGCACATGATAAGCAGCAgttattatttgtttaatttcttgACAGAGTAAGGCTAGgtcttgaattttttaaaaatgacaatagACTCTAGAATGAAGCACTAATGAATTCTGAATTAAATTAAGCCTTACAGATAGTGAACATAACCTTTGCAAGTATGATAAAAAGCCCCAAGGAATACTTTTGGTTTTTTAATTGATTTGAAAATGGAAAAAGGACAGATTGATAATGATTTTTGATCCAAAATAGTTGCTGGTGTAGAGCAGTAGGCAGAGTGATTCCAACCTAAAAAAAAGAGGATGCATCACAGAATTAGCCACGAGGTGGTGCTAAAAATTCAAGTCTTTGGGTCTTCTGGAAGTCAATGAGAAGTTggggggaaagaagggaggaggagctGGAAGGCGAACACCCGAGTGATCAACTCTGCGAGTATAAAAAGGCAGCACCACAATATGTTATTTCTAATACAAGGGAGACCTGTCTTTGTGGATGTGAATCATGCTTTGTCTCTGACATGGCACCTATTCCTGCCAAAAGAACACAAACTCTTCATGCTGGATGGACAGGTGGACACAAACTTCTGACAGCCAAAGGAAGAAAGTGCAGACTTGAAGACATACAGGATCTCAAATTCTTGGTAAATTCTTTACATTTCTCCACTTATttgcaaaataaatgtatttgttttttgggggtagggaatattattatttttggatgCATCAAGAATATAATTTGTGTTGTATTCATGAATGATTGGTTCTTCAGTAACGTTTTTCATAATGCTTCTGCTGTTCCAAAGAGATCTGAATGCTGATGTCCTCAAGCAAGTAAGAATTCACAATAAATGAGAATCTTCTATGCTTTGATACACCGTACCTGATAGAGTAAGATGGCTAGCAAGGGATACAAGTGCTTACTGTTGGTATCAGTGCTTGTTGCGATAGTAGCAAGTGGAAAGATCAAGGAAAGGATTTGAACCTTTTGCTTTTCAAGCATAAAATGCAGAATTTCAAACTTTTACATAAGTCAAATCAGGCAAGAAAATGTAATCTGATATTTCCCATAAATGCTGTATTCATTGGGGTTTTTAAGGATGCTAGGACTGAATTATCAGTAATCTCATGCTGTTTACTGATCTGAAGATGTATTGTTAAAATAAAATGTTCTGTAGAATGTGTGGAAATTCAGTAGTCAGGAGAAAAATAGCCACGAGGGGATGGCCGGTTGGTGTACAAAAACTGCCACTTGCCAGCTGACATTGGTAAGATTTCCCTTTTTAAGAGATGGTTCTGCCACGTACATGTCTAGCTTGTGCtttagatttcttttttttttcaacctgCTTTTGgtcattctttctctcttttgcttTTGTTATGTTTCACAGGTTCTGCTACTTCCTGTCAAAAATGCATTTGCAAGACTGTTTTACAACCAGTCTGCCTGATTGAAAAGAACATTTAAGGAAAGAGCTTTTTTGTGAGCCAAGATGAACAACTCCGACCAACCCAACAGTCTAGACATTAACCTGACAGTGCTTGCAAGCAACCTTACGCTGCCTACCATCAAGACTAAACTGTCAACCTGCGAACAAGTGGTCATCGCTGTTGAAGTCTTTCTTATACTTGGCATTGTAAGCCTTCTTGAAAACATCCTGGTCATCTGTGCCATAATTAAGAACAAGAACTTGCATTCGCCTATGTATTTCTTTGTGTGCAGCTTAGCTGTGGCCGATATGCTGGTCAGTGTGTCAAATGCCTGGGAGACCATCACTATATATTTGCTAAACAATAGACACCTCATTATTGAAGATGTTTTTGTACGTCACATAGACAATGTTTTTGACTCAATGATATGTATCTCTGTAGTGGCTTCCATGTGCAGTTTGCTAGCTATAGCAGTGGACAGGTACATCACTATCTTTTATGCCCTCCGTTATCACAATATCATGACCGTGAAAAGATCGGGGCTCATAATTGCATGCATCTGGACTTTTTGCATAGGTTGTGGTATCATCTTCATCCTCTATTATGAATCCAAGTATGTCATCATGTGTCTCATTACAATGTTCTTCACTATGTTGTTTCTCATGGTATCTCTGTACATACACATGTTCCTTTTGGCTCGTACCCATGTCAAGAGGATAGCAGCTCTGCCGGGATATAATTCGGTTCATCAGAGGACTAGTATGAAAGGTGCCATAACTCTGACTATGCTACTTGGCATCTTCATAGTTTGCTGGGCTCCATTTTTCCTCCATCTTATCCTCATGATCTCCTGCCCGCAGAATCTTTACTGTGTTTGCTTCATGTCTCACTTCAACATGTATCTCATCCTCATCATGTGCAATTCAATTATTGATCCCTTGATCTATGCCTTTCGAAGCCAGGAAATGAGAAAGACTTTTAAGGAGATCATCTGCTGCTATAGTATAAGCCTGGTCTGTGGACTGCCCAGCAAATATTAGGAAACACACATTCAAGGAGCTCTAAATGTTGTTGGGTTGAAGCTCCCCTCATTCTTTCACCATTACCTAGGCTGGCTAGGGTTGATGAACATTGGGAATCAGACAACATTTGGGCAGCTACACGTTGCCCATCGCTGCTCTAAAAACAAGGCTGAATGTACTAACAGAGGTGTGTATGTgtaagagaaaaaaataagttATATCATtccaatttatttctttatttttataactaGTAATTGTGAATATTATCTTTGCACTTCATGAAGTACAGATACAAATACAAGCCgatatttcagatttttctgaCTGATCTTTAGTTATGACCACTTTTGCGTAATTGACAAGTGCGGAGTTTCCTTTGCTGTTTGTTACACTTTTGTGTGTGACTGTAATTAATATTATGTGAGAAATGTAATTTGCAAATGTCAAGTTTCCTATGCCTCAGTGAGGATGTCTTCAGAATGTCCTTATGTACATGTACGTACATATTAGTAAAAGACAAAACATGGGAACATCACAACTGACTAATGTaactgaaatattttcttttgtgatgtttttatttgtgtcCATTTCACTGTGCCTGTTACTTGACTGTAGAAATTTGAATAACATGCTTGTGGGGACAGAAGTATTGAAAGTAATAACTAGGGGAATAGATGCAGTTGCTAATGAAAAAAGAGTTGTGGCTATAGTCTGTgggttttagagcagtggttcttaatctgtggcccagcagtgggctgcgagAATAAAAATCCTGTCTGtaccctccttcctctttattttattttatttattttatttccaatcctttccacagagctgaccattgcattggatagatcacatcagatgtaggttattaaatatggttttctgtgggtgagcagatggtgactactgaatgGTATATggtctatatcagaaactagacctgatgtggtctatctaatgcaattttctgaatcagcaccctaaataactaaaccaaatcgaaagttgaccaaaaactgatttgtaaccctatTGGTGCTACTGTTAGAgaatggtctctggtcaaagtggtccccggtcaagtgggccctggtcaaaaaaaggttgcgaaccactggtttacagcaATTACTGGAGTGCCATACAATGACAATGACCCAAGTGGGTGAGTCCAGCCACAACTCTTTTCATGGCATATTATTGGTGACCAATTTTCGGGGGAACAGTGCACTGATGCAATGCTGCTTAtcaatgttgtgtgccttcaagttgtttttgccttatggcaaccctaaggagaccctatcACTGgtgtttcttggcaaaatttatttagAGAAGGGTTGCCTTTATTTTCCTCTGATGCTGAAAGTGACTGACTtactcaaggtcactcagtggtttTCCTTGGCTGAATTGGGATTTGAACTATGTCCTCCAGAGTTATCTATCAAACTGCTATACCTTACTGCCTCTCTGTTTCCAAGCTGGCAAATACTTTTTGAAATAGACAACTGTCTTCTGCAGCATCTCCTTGTCACGTAAGAAATACAGCTTTaatttttgcaatacaaatatatGATGTTGTTTCAGCATTGGTGTAcatatcctatttatttattagggTCAGTTGTGCTTAACAAATGCTATGAAGAAGCCGGAAGGTTTTGGCCCTTAAAAATATTCACATTTTAATGTGAAACTAAGAAAAGGGAGGTGAGAACATGGggatcttttttgttttttaaaaaataaaaattcatttaaaaaaaaaagagaacatgaGGATCTTGAATGAAGATATACTATAAATGTCTACAGGGCTACAGGTAGCTCAGCGGGTTAAAACAACAcgctgcagaatttgctgactggaaggtcgccGGTTCAAATatgcgggatggggtgagctcccattgttagccccagcttctgccaacctagcagtttgaaaacatgcaaatgtgagtagatcaataggtatcgcttcggtgggaaggtaatggtgttccatgcagtcatgccagccacacgaccttggaggcat contains:
- the mc5r gene encoding melanocortin receptor 5, whose product is MNNSDQPNSLDINLTVLASNLTLPTIKTKLSTCEQVVIAVEVFLILGIVSLLENILVICAIIKNKNLHSPMYFFVCSLAVADMLVSVSNAWETITIYLLNNRHLIIEDVFVRHIDNVFDSMICISVVASMCSLLAIAVDRYITIFYALRYHNIMTVKRSGLIIACIWTFCIGCGIIFILYYESKYVIMCLITMFFTMLFLMVSLYIHMFLLARTHVKRIAALPGYNSVHQRTSMKGAITLTMLLGIFIVCWAPFFLHLILMISCPQNLYCVCFMSHFNMYLILIMCNSIIDPLIYAFRSQEMRKTFKEIICCYSISLVCGLPSKY